A genomic region of Acidimicrobiales bacterium contains the following coding sequences:
- a CDS encoding branched-chain amino acid transaminase yields MPITPTEKIWMNGTLVPWDQAQVHVLTHTLHYGTGVFEGIRAYETADGPGIFRLTDHIRRLHESARIVGMPMPYSIEELVAATKATVASTGLASCYIRPIAYFGYGEMGLNTLPCSVDVAIACWPWGAYLGDDALTKGVRMKISSWTRHDHNTMPPAAKTTGNYVNSSLAKVEALNAGYDEAIMLNPQGFVSECTGENIFVARHGRLITPPLSAGALEGITQSTVTAIARDLGFEVEVGNLARSDLYIAEEAFVCGTAAEVSAVASVDDREIPVGPMTRAIGEEYARTVQGRVDRYKDWVEHAE; encoded by the coding sequence ATGCCCATCACGCCCACCGAGAAGATCTGGATGAACGGCACCCTCGTCCCGTGGGACCAGGCCCAGGTGCACGTCCTCACCCACACGCTGCACTACGGCACGGGCGTGTTCGAGGGCATCCGGGCCTACGAGACGGCCGACGGGCCGGGCATCTTCCGCCTCACCGACCACATCCGCCGCCTCCACGAGTCGGCTCGCATCGTGGGCATGCCCATGCCGTACTCGATCGAGGAGCTGGTCGCGGCCACCAAGGCCACCGTGGCCTCCACCGGCCTGGCCAGCTGCTACATCCGGCCCATCGCCTACTTCGGGTACGGCGAGATGGGGCTCAACACGCTGCCGTGCAGCGTCGACGTGGCCATCGCCTGCTGGCCCTGGGGCGCCTACCTGGGAGACGACGCCCTGACCAAGGGCGTGCGCATGAAGATCTCGTCGTGGACCCGCCACGACCACAACACCATGCCCCCGGCGGCCAAGACCACCGGGAACTACGTCAACTCGTCGCTGGCCAAGGTCGAGGCCCTGAACGCCGGCTACGACGAGGCCATCATGTTGAACCCGCAGGGCTTCGTCTCGGAGTGCACCGGCGAGAACATCTTCGTGGCCCGCCACGGGCGGCTGATCACGCCGCCGCTGTCGGCCGGCGCCCTGGAGGGCATCACCCAGAGCACGGTCACCGCCATAGCCCGCGACCTGGGCTTCGAGGTCGAGGTGGGCAACCTGGCCCGCAGCGACCTGTACATCGCCGAGGAGGCCTTCGTGTGCGGCACCGCGGCCGAGGTCTCGGCCGTGGCCTCCGTCGACGACCGGGAGATCCCGGTGGGGCCCATGACGCGGGCCATCGGCGAGGAGTACGCCCGCACCGTGCAGGGCCGGGTCGACCGGTACAAGGACTGGGTCGAACATGCCGAGTGA
- a CDS encoding 3-isopropylmalate dehydrogenase, whose product MAHKVAVIGGDGIGPEVVAEALKVLGAAGVDLDTTDFDLGGARYLRDGTVLPDEVLDELRAYDAILLGAVGTPEVPPGLIERGLLLKMRFALDQYINQRPFTDPAKGIDMVVIRENTEGAYAGEGGFLRHGTPHEVATQGSVNTRMGVERCVRYAFALARTRRKHLTLVHKTNVLTFSGDLWQRTFDEVAEEFGDVETAYNHVDAACIHFVQDPGRYDVIVTDNLFGDILTDLGGAVSGGIGLAASGNLNPDRTSPSMFEPVHGSAPDIAGQKKANPLAAILSAALMLDLLGEDEAAARVRAACASVAAELASAATGAAAGPHPATTPEIGDAVVERL is encoded by the coding sequence GTGGCCCACAAGGTGGCAGTCATCGGAGGAGACGGGATCGGCCCCGAGGTCGTGGCCGAGGCCCTCAAGGTGCTGGGCGCGGCCGGCGTCGACCTGGACACCACCGACTTCGACCTGGGCGGCGCCCGGTACCTGCGCGACGGCACCGTCCTGCCCGACGAGGTCCTGGACGAGCTGCGGGCCTACGACGCCATCCTCCTGGGCGCGGTGGGCACCCCCGAGGTCCCCCCCGGCCTGATCGAGCGGGGCCTGTTGCTGAAGATGCGCTTCGCCCTCGACCAGTACATCAACCAGCGCCCGTTCACCGACCCGGCCAAGGGCATCGACATGGTGGTCATCCGCGAGAACACCGAGGGGGCCTACGCCGGCGAGGGTGGCTTCCTCCGCCACGGCACCCCGCACGAGGTGGCCACCCAGGGCTCGGTCAACACCCGCATGGGCGTCGAGCGCTGCGTCCGCTACGCCTTCGCGCTGGCCCGCACCCGTCGGAAGCACCTGACCCTGGTGCACAAGACCAACGTGCTCACCTTCTCCGGCGACCTGTGGCAGCGCACCTTCGACGAGGTGGCCGAGGAGTTCGGCGACGTCGAGACGGCCTACAACCACGTCGACGCGGCGTGCATCCACTTCGTGCAGGACCCAGGCCGCTACGACGTGATCGTCACCGACAACCTGTTCGGCGACATCCTCACCGACCTGGGCGGCGCCGTGTCCGGGGGGATCGGCCTGGCCGCCAGCGGCAACCTCAACCCCGATCGCACCAGCCCGTCGATGTTCGAGCCGGTCCACGGATCGGCCCCCGACATCGCCGGCCAGAAGAAGGCCAACCCCCTGGCCGCCATCCTCTCGGCCGCCCTCATGCTCGACCTGCTGGGCGAGGACGAGGCCGCGGCCCGGGTGCGGGCCGCCTGCGCCTCGGTCGCCGCCGAGCTGGCCTCCGCCGCCACCGGCGCGGCGGCCGGCCCCCACCCCGCCACCACGCCCGAGATCGGCGACGCCGTCGTCGAACGCCTGTAG
- the greA gene encoding transcription elongation factor GreA — protein MSGNVQLSQAAHDRLKAEHDDLTTRGRVDIARKIEAARELGDLSENGDYHAAKEEQGKMEGRIMHLAALLEDAEIVEAEGSGAVSSGSVVTIDMDGDEERYLIGSIEERVEDLEVMSTGSPLGAALMGKEAGYSFTYETPTGYQMPVKILKVE, from the coding sequence ATGTCCGGGAACGTCCAGCTCTCGCAAGCCGCGCACGACCGCCTCAAGGCCGAGCACGACGACCTCACCACCCGGGGTCGGGTCGACATCGCTCGCAAGATCGAGGCCGCCCGCGAGCTCGGGGACCTGTCCGAGAACGGCGACTACCACGCGGCCAAGGAGGAGCAGGGGAAGATGGAGGGGCGCATCATGCACCTCGCCGCCCTGCTGGAGGACGCCGAGATCGTCGAGGCCGAGGGCAGCGGGGCCGTGAGCTCGGGATCGGTGGTCACCATCGACATGGACGGCGACGAGGAGCGCTACCTCATCGGCTCCATCGAGGAGCGGGTCGAGGACCTGGAGGTCATGTCGACCGGGTCGCCCCTGGGGGCGGCCCTGATGGGCAAGGAGGCCGGGTACTCCTTCACCTACGAGACCCCGACCGGCTACCAGATGCCCGTCAAGATCCTGAAGGTCGAGTAG
- a CDS encoding alpha/beta fold hydrolase, whose protein sequence is MATGTDDHATPGLGPLAPVGLPDGQVLDLPGRGAAFVRADVERGDRTDVLLVHGWTVTADATFAPTYPALADRYRAIAPDLRGHGRGLPARGRLRLDDLADDCVAVLDALGVERAVVAGYSLGGAVAQLVWRRHPDRVAGLVLCSTARHFQTGPAGDLWYRGQAWVAPAVRLWPGPARSRMQQAVHGKVADGPHADWYRQELLRSHPAGLLQVGSALGRFRSTAWIGDVDVPTAVIVTTRDRTVSPRRQQGLAAAIPGARTYEVAGPHNAAVTRSDQWVPTLRRALDDITAPT, encoded by the coding sequence ATGGCCACCGGCACCGACGACCACGCCACCCCCGGGCTGGGCCCGCTGGCCCCCGTCGGGCTGCCCGACGGGCAGGTGCTCGACCTCCCGGGCCGGGGGGCCGCCTTCGTGCGGGCCGACGTCGAACGGGGCGACCGCACCGACGTGCTGCTGGTCCACGGCTGGACCGTCACCGCCGATGCCACCTTCGCCCCCACCTACCCCGCCCTGGCCGACCGGTACCGGGCCATCGCCCCCGACCTGCGGGGCCACGGCCGGGGCCTCCCAGCCCGGGGCCGGCTCCGCCTGGACGACCTGGCCGACGACTGCGTGGCCGTGCTCGACGCGCTGGGGGTGGAGCGGGCCGTGGTGGCCGGCTACTCCCTGGGCGGGGCGGTGGCCCAGCTGGTGTGGCGCCGCCACCCCGACCGGGTGGCCGGCCTGGTCCTGTGCTCCACCGCCCGCCACTTCCAGACCGGCCCCGCCGGCGACCTCTGGTACCGGGGCCAGGCCTGGGTCGCCCCCGCCGTGCGCCTGTGGCCGGGGCCGGCCCGCTCCCGCATGCAGCAGGCCGTGCACGGCAAGGTGGCCGACGGGCCCCACGCCGACTGGTACCGCCAGGAGCTCCTGCGCAGCCACCCGGCCGGCCTGCTCCAGGTCGGCTCGGCCCTGGGGCGGTTCCGGTCCACCGCCTGGATCGGCGACGTGGACGTGCCCACCGCGGTGATCGTGACCACCCGGGACCGCACCGTCTCCCCCCGCCGCCAGCAGGGCCTGGCCGCCGCCATCCCCGGGGCCCGCACCTACGAGGTGGCCGGTCCCCACAACGCCGCCGTCACCCGGTCCGACCAGTGGGTCCCCACCCTCCGCCGGGCCCTGGACGACATCACCGCCCCCACCTGA
- a CDS encoding GatB/YqeY domain-containing protein — MLAEQLQSDLTTAMKARDELAVAVLRSALAAVKEARVAGDQARELSDADVQAAIAREAKKRDEAAAAFAEAGRAEQADRERAEGEVLARYLPKALTEDEVAAIVDRVLADGGFSSPKDMGPAMKAVQAEVAGRADGKALAGLVRARLSG; from the coding sequence ATGCTCGCCGAGCAGCTCCAGTCCGACCTGACCACGGCCATGAAGGCCCGCGACGAGCTGGCCGTGGCCGTGCTGCGGTCGGCCCTGGCCGCGGTGAAGGAGGCCCGGGTGGCCGGCGACCAGGCCCGCGAGCTGAGCGACGCCGACGTGCAGGCCGCCATCGCCCGCGAGGCCAAGAAGCGCGACGAGGCGGCGGCCGCCTTCGCCGAGGCGGGCCGGGCCGAGCAGGCCGATCGCGAGCGGGCCGAGGGCGAGGTCCTGGCCCGCTACCTGCCCAAGGCCCTGACCGAGGACGAGGTGGCCGCCATCGTGGATCGGGTCCTGGCCGACGGAGGCTTCTCCTCGCCCAAGGACATGGGTCCGGCCATGAAGGCCGTCCAGGCCGAGGTGGCCGGGCGGGCCGACGGCAAGGCCCTGGCCGGCCTGGTCCGGGCCCGCCTGTCCGGCTGA
- a CDS encoding IclR family transcriptional regulator, with protein sequence MERTVSGVGVLDKSLSLLRALAGGPMALAGLVEATGVSRPTAHRLASALVEHGLVRRTDDGRFALGAELVGLGRAAAAGWPWGDAAGPALAALVEATGESAQLYVRQGDVRLCLLARESSHELRTIVAEGARLPLGVGSAGRVLSGVSGSEGDTDRGHAPGGPGRPGGAPAGSDRSDPAGEGSPAWVESVEERAPGVASVSAPVRDATGAVVAAVGVSGPVDRLGPSPGARHGAAVAAAAHRIEVALPR encoded by the coding sequence GTGGAACGCACTGTAAGCGGGGTCGGCGTGCTCGACAAGTCGCTCTCCCTCCTGCGGGCCCTGGCCGGCGGCCCGATGGCCCTGGCCGGGCTGGTCGAGGCCACCGGGGTGTCGCGCCCCACCGCCCACCGCCTGGCCTCGGCCCTGGTCGAGCACGGCCTGGTGCGGCGCACCGACGACGGCCGCTTCGCCCTGGGGGCCGAGCTGGTCGGGCTGGGTCGGGCGGCGGCGGCCGGCTGGCCGTGGGGCGACGCCGCCGGGCCGGCCCTGGCCGCCCTGGTCGAGGCCACGGGGGAGAGCGCCCAGCTCTACGTCCGCCAGGGCGACGTCCGGCTGTGCCTGCTGGCTCGGGAGTCCTCCCACGAGTTGCGCACCATCGTGGCCGAGGGGGCCCGCCTCCCCCTGGGCGTCGGCTCCGCCGGCCGGGTCCTGTCCGGGGTCAGTGGCTCCGAGGGCGACACCGACCGTGGCCACGCTCCAGGCGGCCCGGGCCGGCCCGGTGGAGCTCCGGCCGGATCGGATCGGTCGGATCCTGCCGGCGAAGGCTCTCCGGCGTGGGTGGAGTCGGTGGAGGAGCGGGCGCCGGGGGTGGCCTCGGTCAGCGCCCCGGTCCGGGACGCCACCGGGGCGGTGGTGGCCGCGGTGGGCGTGAGCGGCCCGGTCGACCGCTTGGGCCCGTCGCCCGGCGCCCGTCACGGTGCTGCCGTCGCCGCCGCCGCCCACCGCATCGAGGTGGCCCTCCCCCGCTGA
- the leuC gene encoding 3-isopropylmalate dehydratase large subunit, producing MAQPRTLSEKVWDAHVVSRSEGEPDLLYVDLHLVHEVTSPQAFDGLRLAGRPVRRPDLTVATEDHNVPTQDTHLQIADPVSRTQVETLRRNCAEFGITIHPMGTPGQGIVHIIGPEQGLTLPGMTIVCGDSHTSTHGAFGALAFGIGTSEVEHVLATQTLPQAPAKTLAITVDGTLPEGSTAKDVILAILGRIGTGGGIGHIAEYRGEVIEALSMEGRMTVCNMSIEAGAKAGLIAPDATTVAYLEGRAHAPSGPAWDEAVAHWQTLRTDEDAPFDQEVRLDGAEILPHVSWGTNPGQVAPITAAVPDPAAFADPSERDAANRALEYMGLAAGTPLKEVGVDTVFIGSCTNGRIEDLRAVAAVAQGRRVASGLRTLVVPGSWKVKAQAEEEGLDRILVEAGFDWRDPGCSMCLAMNPDKLAPGERCASTSNRNFEGRQGRGGRTHLVSPAVAAATAVAGHFATPADLPATATPAPEA from the coding sequence GTGGCCCAGCCCCGGACCCTGAGCGAGAAGGTGTGGGACGCCCACGTCGTGAGCCGCAGCGAGGGCGAGCCCGACCTGCTCTACGTCGACCTCCACCTCGTCCACGAGGTCACCAGCCCCCAGGCCTTCGACGGCCTGCGCCTGGCCGGCCGCCCCGTCCGCCGGCCCGACCTCACCGTGGCCACCGAGGACCACAACGTCCCCACCCAGGACACCCACCTCCAGATCGCCGACCCCGTCTCCCGCACCCAGGTCGAGACCCTGCGCCGCAACTGCGCCGAGTTCGGCATCACCATCCACCCCATGGGCACGCCCGGGCAGGGCATCGTCCACATCATCGGGCCGGAGCAGGGCCTCACCCTGCCGGGGATGACCATCGTCTGCGGCGACAGCCACACCTCCACCCACGGCGCCTTCGGGGCCTTGGCCTTCGGCATCGGCACCAGCGAGGTCGAGCACGTCCTGGCCACCCAGACCCTCCCCCAGGCCCCGGCCAAGACCCTGGCCATCACCGTGGACGGCACCCTCCCCGAGGGCAGCACGGCCAAGGACGTGATCCTGGCCATCCTGGGTCGCATCGGCACCGGCGGCGGCATCGGCCACATCGCCGAGTACCGGGGCGAGGTCATCGAGGCCCTGTCCATGGAGGGCCGCATGACGGTCTGCAACATGTCGATCGAGGCCGGGGCCAAGGCGGGCCTCATCGCCCCCGACGCCACCACCGTCGCCTACCTGGAGGGCCGGGCCCACGCCCCGTCCGGCCCGGCCTGGGACGAGGCCGTGGCCCACTGGCAGACCCTCCGCACCGACGAGGACGCCCCCTTCGACCAGGAGGTGCGCCTGGACGGGGCCGAGATCCTCCCCCACGTCTCGTGGGGCACCAACCCCGGCCAGGTGGCCCCCATCACCGCGGCGGTGCCCGACCCTGCCGCCTTCGCCGACCCCTCCGAGCGCGACGCCGCCAACCGGGCCCTGGAGTACATGGGCCTGGCCGCCGGCACCCCGCTGAAGGAGGTGGGCGTCGACACCGTGTTCATCGGCTCCTGCACCAACGGCCGCATCGAGGACCTGCGGGCCGTGGCCGCGGTGGCCCAGGGTCGCCGGGTGGCCTCCGGCCTGCGGACCCTGGTGGTGCCGGGCTCGTGGAAGGTCAAGGCCCAGGCCGAGGAGGAGGGCCTGGACCGCATCCTGGTCGAGGCCGGCTTCGACTGGCGCGACCCGGGCTGCTCCATGTGCCTGGCCATGAACCCCGACAAGCTGGCCCCCGGGGAGCGTTGCGCCTCGACCAGCAACCGCAACTTCGAGGGCCGCCAGGGCCGGGGCGGGCGCACCCATCTGGTCTCCCCGGCGGTGGCCGCCGCCACCGCGGTGGCCGGCCACTTCGCCACCCCTGCCGACCTGCCCGCCACCGCCACCCCCGCCCCGGAGGCCTGA
- the leuD gene encoding 3-isopropylmalate dehydratase small subunit gives MDPVRIVTGTAVPLDRSDVDTDQIIPSDWLKQVSRTGFEKGLFSEWRDDRDFVLNQEEHAGATILVAGPNFGTGSSREHAVWAIQQYGFQAVVSPRFGDIFRNNSTKNGLVPVVVTPEVGEQLLRAVEADPTLEITIDVERRTLEAPALGLVVEFPLDDSVRHRFLEGLDDIALTLRRAESIDTYETTRPAWLPTTA, from the coding sequence ATGGATCCCGTCCGCATCGTCACCGGCACCGCGGTGCCGCTCGACCGCTCCGACGTCGACACCGACCAGATCATCCCGTCCGACTGGCTCAAGCAGGTGTCGCGCACCGGCTTCGAGAAGGGCCTGTTCTCCGAGTGGCGCGACGACCGCGACTTCGTGCTCAACCAGGAGGAGCACGCCGGGGCCACCATCCTGGTGGCCGGGCCCAACTTCGGCACCGGCTCGTCGCGGGAGCACGCGGTGTGGGCCATCCAGCAGTACGGCTTCCAGGCCGTGGTGTCGCCCCGCTTCGGCGACATCTTCCGCAACAACTCGACCAAGAACGGCCTGGTGCCGGTGGTGGTCACCCCCGAGGTGGGCGAGCAGCTCCTGCGGGCCGTGGAGGCCGACCCCACCCTGGAGATCACCATCGACGTGGAGCGCCGCACCCTGGAGGCCCCCGCCCTGGGCCTGGTGGTGGAGTTCCCGCTGGACGACTCGGTGCGCCACCGCTTCCTGGAGGGCCTGGACGACATCGCCCTGACCCTGCGCCGGGCCGAGTCCATCGACACCTACGAGACCACCCGCCCGGCCTGGCTCCCCACCACCGCTTGA
- a CDS encoding sulfite exporter TauE/SafE family protein, translated as MRKLIVLAIVGLAAQLVDGALGMAYGVTSSSLMLAVGLSPAAASASVHLSEIGTTLVSGASHWRFGNVDWRMVARLGVPGAVGAFAGATFLSNLSTEVATPWMAAILLALGLYVLGRFTLGRIRTDRQGTSFRARFLAPLGLLAGFVDATGGGGWGPVATPSLLVSGRVEPRKVIGSVDTSEFLVALAASIGFFVGIGNEGVRLGYVLALLAGGMVAAPLAAYLVRIIPAAMLGSMVGGIIVLTNSRTLVREADIAGVGAAAIYVGIAVLWAAAVAWSARRVLRDRAAARRAEGDQVGPEPVPSSPGTPVESALA; from the coding sequence ATGCGCAAGCTGATCGTCCTCGCCATCGTCGGGCTGGCCGCCCAACTGGTCGACGGCGCCCTGGGCATGGCCTACGGCGTGACCTCCTCCTCCCTGATGCTGGCGGTGGGCCTGTCACCGGCCGCCGCCTCGGCCTCGGTCCACCTGTCGGAGATCGGCACCACCCTGGTGTCGGGGGCGTCGCACTGGCGCTTCGGCAACGTCGACTGGCGCATGGTGGCCCGCCTGGGCGTGCCCGGGGCGGTGGGGGCCTTCGCCGGCGCCACCTTCCTGTCCAACCTGTCGACCGAGGTGGCCACCCCGTGGATGGCGGCCATCCTCCTGGCCCTGGGCCTCTACGTGCTGGGCCGCTTCACCCTGGGGCGCATCCGCACCGACCGCCAGGGCACCTCGTTCCGGGCCCGCTTCCTGGCCCCGCTCGGCCTCCTGGCCGGCTTCGTCGACGCCACCGGGGGCGGCGGGTGGGGCCCGGTGGCCACGCCCAGCCTGCTGGTCTCCGGTCGTGTCGAGCCCCGCAAGGTGATCGGCTCGGTCGACACCAGCGAGTTCCTGGTGGCCCTGGCCGCCAGCATCGGCTTCTTCGTGGGCATCGGCAACGAGGGGGTGCGCCTGGGCTACGTCCTCGCCCTCCTGGCCGGCGGCATGGTGGCCGCCCCCCTGGCCGCCTACCTGGTCCGGATCATCCCTGCGGCCATGCTGGGCTCGATGGTGGGCGGGATCATCGTCCTCACCAACTCCCGCACCCTGGTGCGCGAGGCGGACATCGCCGGGGTCGGCGCTGCCGCCATCTACGTCGGCATCGCCGTCCTGTGGGCCGCGGCGGTGGCCTGGTCGGCCCGCCGGGTGCTCCGGGACCGGGCCGCCGCCCGCCGGGCCGAGGGCGACCAGGTCGGCCCCGAGCCGGTGCCGTCGTCGCCCGGCACCCCCGTCGAGTCCGCCCTGGCCTGA
- the serA gene encoding phosphoglycerate dehydrogenase, with the protein MARVLVTEKIADGGLDALRAAGHDVDVRTGLDPDQLVEAVPGAHALIIRSSTQVTAQVVEAGADLVVVGRAGIGLDNVDVEAATRRGVMVVNAPQSNILSTAEHTMAMLLSVARSVPQAHAALVDGRWERSKWVGVELADKTLGIVGLGRIGKLVAQRASAFGMRVVAHDPFVAPERARQVNIELVDLDTLAATADFVTLHVVKTPDTIGMIGEDFFAKAKPGIRIVNVSRGGVIDEEALAAALADGRCGGAALDVFATEPPTGSPLFAQPTFVGTPHLGASTREAQDKAGDTIAEQVRLALAGEFVPFAVNVAAAEASETVRPFLGVAEQLGGTFAGLAEGLPPVIDIEYQGELAGYDTRILTLSVLKGAFAGSTEEPVSYVNAPQVAAERGIEVRDTTTVTTRDWVNLVTVSGGGHSVSGTLVGLRSEPRLVMVDGHRVDVPPPPHMVVVRNDDRPGVIGRVGTVLGEAGVNIADMDVGRTEEGGSALMVIATSQAVPAGVADALRAAEGILSVAVIDRP; encoded by the coding sequence ATGGCCCGAGTGCTCGTCACCGAGAAGATCGCCGACGGCGGGCTGGACGCCCTGCGTGCCGCCGGCCACGACGTCGACGTCCGCACCGGGCTCGACCCGGACCAGCTGGTGGAGGCCGTCCCCGGGGCCCACGCCCTGATCATCCGGTCGTCCACCCAGGTCACCGCCCAGGTGGTGGAGGCCGGGGCCGACCTGGTGGTGGTGGGCCGGGCCGGCATCGGCCTCGACAACGTCGACGTGGAGGCGGCCACCCGCCGGGGCGTGATGGTGGTGAACGCCCCCCAGTCCAACATCCTCTCCACCGCCGAGCACACCATGGCCATGCTCCTGTCGGTGGCCCGCAGCGTGCCCCAGGCCCACGCCGCCCTGGTCGACGGGCGCTGGGAGCGGTCGAAGTGGGTAGGCGTGGAGCTGGCCGACAAGACCCTGGGCATCGTGGGCCTGGGCCGCATCGGCAAGCTGGTGGCCCAGCGGGCCAGCGCCTTCGGCATGCGGGTCGTCGCCCACGACCCCTTCGTGGCCCCCGAGCGGGCCCGCCAGGTCAACATCGAGCTGGTCGACCTCGACACGCTGGCCGCCACCGCCGACTTCGTCACCCTGCACGTGGTCAAGACCCCCGACACCATCGGGATGATCGGCGAGGACTTCTTCGCCAAGGCCAAGCCCGGCATCCGCATCGTCAACGTCTCCCGCGGCGGGGTCATCGACGAGGAGGCCCTGGCCGCGGCGCTGGCCGACGGCCGCTGCGGGGGGGCGGCGCTGGACGTGTTCGCCACCGAGCCCCCCACCGGCTCGCCCCTCTTCGCCCAGCCCACCTTCGTGGGCACCCCGCACCTGGGGGCCAGCACCCGGGAGGCCCAGGACAAGGCCGGCGACACCATCGCCGAGCAGGTCCGCCTGGCCCTGGCCGGCGAGTTCGTCCCCTTCGCGGTGAACGTGGCCGCCGCCGAGGCGTCCGAGACGGTGCGCCCCTTCCTGGGCGTGGCCGAGCAGCTGGGTGGCACCTTCGCCGGCTTGGCCGAGGGCCTGCCCCCGGTCATCGACATCGAGTACCAGGGCGAGCTGGCCGGCTACGACACCCGCATCCTCACCCTGTCGGTGCTCAAGGGGGCCTTCGCCGGCAGCACCGAGGAGCCGGTGAGCTACGTCAACGCCCCCCAGGTGGCGGCCGAGCGGGGCATAGAGGTGCGCGACACCACCACCGTCACCACCCGGGACTGGGTCAACCTGGTGACGGTGTCCGGGGGCGGCCACTCGGTGTCGGGGACGCTGGTCGGGCTGCGATCCGAGCCCCGCCTGGTGATGGTGGACGGTCACCGCGTCGACGTCCCGCCCCCGCCCCACATGGTCGTGGTCCGCAACGACGACCGGCCCGGGGTGATCGGCCGGGTGGGCACGGTGCTGGGCGAGGCCGGCGTCAACATCGCCGACATGGACGTGGGCCGCACCGAGGAGGGCGGTTCGGCCCTCATGGTCATCGCCACCAGCCAGGCCGTCCCGGCCGGCGTGGCCGACGCCCTGCGGGCCGCCGAGGGGATCCTCTCGGTGGCGGTGATCGACCGGCCCTGA